Proteins found in one Oryza glaberrima chromosome 4, OglaRS2, whole genome shotgun sequence genomic segment:
- the LOC127769694 gene encoding 21 kDa protein-like, which yields MAITRRHPPLLLLFLAVAAAATIAGASQSTRPRPAVSPAAAADFVRRSCRATRYPQVCERSLMPQAPAVGRSPRLLAQAALTVGADRARSCSGYLGGGGSSSSSKRSGGGGRGGAVGDCADTLRDAEERLRQSAAEMSRMGRSGSPRFAWRLSNVQTWASAALTDASTCLDSLATYAAPGIDVDALRKRVVAVSQATSNALALVNNLDPHHHL from the coding sequence atggccatcacacgccgccaccctcctctcctcctcctcttcctcgccgttgccgccgccgccaccatcgccggcgcGTCACAGTCCACCAGGCCCAGGCCGGCGGTGagcccggccgcggcggcggacttCGTGCGGCGGTCGTGCCGCGCGACGCGGTACCCGCAGGTGTGCGAGCGGAGCCTCATGCCGCAGGCCCCCGCGGTGGGGCGCAGCCCGCGTCTCCTGGCGCAGGCCGCGCTCACCGTCGGCGCCGACCGCGCGCGCTCCTGCTCGGGCTACCTCGGGGGCGGCGGCTCCTCCAGCTCGTCCaagcgctccggcggcggcggcaggggcggcgcggtgggggaCTGCGCGGACACGCTGCGGGACGCGGAGGAGCGGCTGCggcagtcggcggcggagatgagCCGGATGGGGCGGTCGGGGAGCCCGCGGTTCGCGTGGCGGCTGAGCAACGTGCAGACCTGGGCCAGCGCCGCGCTCACCGACGCCTCCACCTGCCTCGACTCCCTCGCCACCTACGCCGCCCCCGGCATCGACGTCGACGCCCTCAGGaagcgcgtcgtcgccgtctcccAGGCCACCAGCAACGCCCTCGCCCTCGTCAACAACCTCGATCCGCACCACCACTTGTAA
- the LOC127770677 gene encoding arginase 1, mitochondrial, translating to MGGVAAGTRWIHHVRRLSAAKVSADALERGQSRVIDASLTLIRERAKLKAELLRALGGVKASACLLGVPLGHNSSFLQGPAFAPPRIREAIWCGSTNSSTEEGKELNDPRVLTDVGDVPIQEIRDCGVEDDRLMNVVSESVKTVMEEDPLRPLVLGGDHSISYPVVRAVSEKLGGPVDILHLDAHPDIYDAFEGNIYSHASSFARIMEGGYARRLLQVGIRSITKEGREQGKRFGVEQYEMRTFSKDREKLESLKLGEGVKGVYISVDVDCLDPAFAPGVSHIEPGGLSFRDVLNILHNLQGDVVAGDVVEFNPQRDTVDGMTAMVAAKLVRELTAKISK from the exons atgggcggcgtggcggcgggcaCCAGGTGGATCCACCACGTCCGGCGGCTCAGCGCCGCCAAGGTGTCGGCGGACGCCCTGGAGCGCGGCCAGAGCCGGGTCATCGACGCCTCCCTCACCCTCATCCGCGAGCGCGCCAAGCTCAag GCAGAGTTGCTGCGTGCTCTTGGTGGTGTGAAAGCTTCAGCATGCCTCTTAGGTGTTCCTCTTGGTCACAACTCATCGTTCTTACAGGGACCTGCATTTGCTCCTCCCCGGATAAGGGAAGCCATTTGGTGTGGAAGTACCAACTCTAGCACGGAAGAAG GCAAAGAACTCAATGATCCTCGAGTGCTAACAGATGTTGGTGATGTCCCCATACAAGAGATTCGTGACTGTGGTGTTGAAGATGACAGATTGATGAATGTTGTAAGCGAGTCTGTCAAAACAGTGATGGAGGAA GATCCTCTTCGGCCATTGGTCCTGGGAGGCGATCACTCAATATCTTATCCAGTTGTTAGGGCTGTGTCTGAAAAGCTTGGTGGACCTGTTGACATTCTTCACCTTGACGCACATCCAGATATCTACGATGCTTTTGAAGGAAACATCTATTCGCATGCTTCTTCATTTGCAAGAATAATGGAAGGAGGTTATGCTAGGAGGCTTCTACAG GTTGGAATCAGATCAATTACCAAAGAAGGGCGTGAGCAGGGGAAGAGATTTGGTGTGGAACAGTATGAGATGCGCACTTTTTCAAAAGATAGGGAGAAGCTTGAAAGTCTG AAACTTGGGGAAGGTGTGAAGGGAGTGTACATCTCAGTTGACGTGGACTGCCTCGATCCCGCATTCGCGCCAGGTGTCTCTCACATTGAGCCAGGAGGCCTCTCCTTCCGCGACGTGCTCAACATCCTCCATAACCTGCAAGGAGATGTTGTCGCCGGAGATGTGGTGGAGTTCAACCCGCAGCGTGACACGGTGGACGGGATGACGGCTATGGTTGCAGCCAAGCTGGTCCGGGAGCTCACAGCCAAGATCTCCAAGTGA
- the LOC127770676 gene encoding glyoxylate/hydroxypyruvate reductase HPR3-like translates to MIVLYYYYIESTLPKKRVIFYEVQVEWCGGGGAGGKSVSTMASPSGAGKPPAVLLLRPVDPPFAVALRERYRVLDLLSSGQPLPAFLAAAAAAPDPPRAAVVMGGGSIRADAVLFDAVPSLRCVVSTAAGVDHIDLAECARRGVVVANSGTVYSGDVADHAVGMVIDVMRRVSAAERYVRRGLWPVQGDYPLGSKVSGKRVGIIGLGNIGSLIAKRLEAFGCVISYNSRNPKRSLPYTYYADVRALAADSDVLVVSCALNSETRHIVGGEVLDALGEGGVVVNVGRGANVDEAALVRALREGRIAGAGLDVFEGEPKVSPELREMENVVLTPHVAVWTAESRSDLRDHTVANLDAFFSGDPLLTPVMLP, encoded by the exons atgataGTACTATACTACTATTATATAGAAAgtactttgccaaaaaaaagagtGATATTTTACGAGGTTCAAGTGGAGTGgtgtggtggaggtggagctggTGGCAAGTCTGTGTCAACCATGGCATCGCcctccggcgccggcaagccaccggccgtcctcctcctccggccggtGGACCCGCCCTTCGCCGTCGCGCTGCGCGAGCGCTACCGCGTGCTcgacctcctctcctccggccaGCCTCTCccggccttcctcgccgccgccgccgccgcgcctgacccgccgcgcgccgccgtcgtcatggGGGGCGGCTCAATCCGCGCCGACGCGGTGCTCTTCGACGCCGTGCCTTCCCTGCGCTGCGTCGTcagcacggcggccggcgtcgaCCACATCGACCTCGCCGAgtgcgcgcgccgcggcgtcgtcgtggccAACTCCGGGACGGTGTACTCCGGCGACGTGGCTGACCACGCCGTGGGCATGGTGATCGACGTGATGAGGCGCgtgtcggcggcggagaggtaCGTCCGGCGAGGGCTCTGGCCGGTGCAGGGGGACTATCCTCTCGGCTCCAAG GTAAGCGGCAAGCGTGTGGGCATCATCGGGCTTGGCAACATCGGTTCACTGATCGCCAAGAGGCTGGAAGCATTCGGCTGCGTCATCTCCTACAACTCAAGAAACCCCAAACGCTCGCTCCCCTACACCTACTACGCCGACgtccgcgccctcgccgccgactccgACGTGCTCGTCGTGTCGTGCGCGCTCAACAGCGAGACGCGCcacatcgtcggcggcgaggtgctgGACGCgctcggcgagggcggcgtggTGGTGAACGTGGGGCGCGGCGCGAACGTGGACGAGGCGGCGCTGGTGAGGGCGCTGCGGGAGGGGAggatcgccggcgccgggctGGACGTGTTCGAGGGCGAGCCCAAGGTGTCGCCGGAGCTGAGGGAGATGGAGAACGTGGTGCTGACGCCCCACGTGGCGGTGTGGACGGCGGAGTCGAGGTCCGACCTGCGTGACCACACGGTGGCCAACCTCGacgccttcttctccggcgacccGCTGCTCACGCCGGTCATGCTTCCCTAA